A single window of Oncorhynchus keta strain PuntledgeMale-10-30-2019 chromosome 34, Oket_V2, whole genome shotgun sequence DNA harbors:
- the LOC118367461 gene encoding OTU domain-containing protein 7B-like, whose product MTLDMDAVLSDFVRSTGAEPGLARDLLEGKNWDLTAALSDFEQLRQVHAGNLSYSFAEERTYPGPEKEMARVGRPLLHRQEEVLQGENSATEKRLSRGISHASSTIVSLARSHVSSTGNCSSEPLLDTPLCTFQLPDLTVYRDDFRGFIERDLIEQSMMVALEHSGRLNWWTRVGPNCQSLLPLATSGDGNCLLHAASLGMWGFHDRDLMLRKSLYALMDHGQERESLRRRWRWQQTLQNKESGLVYTEEEWQKEWNELLKLASSEPRIHYSTNGSNGTESSEEPVYESLEEFHVFVLAHVLRRPIVVVADTMLRDSGGEAFAPIPFGGIYLPLEVPAAKCHRSPLVLAYDQAHFSALVSMEQKDGSKEQVVIPLTDSEHKMLPVHFAVDPGKDWEWGKDDTDNVMLASVTLSLEAKLQLLHSYMTVTWLPLPCEQAPLAQPESPTASAGEDARTPPDSGESDKESVSSSSNGDAMTTAGAASAGGGVSTKNSSSSSSSSSNSSATLTTGTGGKEKPKKEKDKDKKRADSVANKLGSFGKSLGSKLKKNVGGLMTGKNAGVGGAKQEGTEKKKSSLRGRKGSKDSSPSAHASEDSGKGSPSSGSERQNGTGGGSSESDPYKYSADVKASLSILRAAMQGERKFIFAGLLITSNRQPFQEEMIQRYLSDAEERFRVEQEQQRREAERKGSTNGIQQPKKEATTGTEVGYRTYEPKEELAESSPPNFSHLKSSSFNPSLYSGVVPIPRPTFMDQPPSPAPLTQHPHMHGYMETRRQLAGGSPASSYPGLPSYATLPRHCPMAQGPPHPQYNPPQAPVPLSPFRLIPSFAPSYLPEHDPPDYPTPEPVGGGYTNGFRDLRAALDVPRSGPLPVRHYSLGSAGGLSSRCRTPSCNYYGHPETGNYCSCCYREELKRRETEPAIHRF is encoded by the exons ATGACCTTGGATATGGACGCAGTCCTGTCCGACTTTGTCCGTTCCACTGGAGCCGAACCAGGACTAGCCAGAGACCTGCTAGAGG GGAAGAACTGGGATCTCACCGCTGCCCTCAGTGACTTTGAACAGCTGCGACAAGTGCATGCTGGGAACCTGTCGTACTCTTTTGCTGAGGAGAGGACGTACCCAGGCCCGGAGAAGGAGATGGCCAGAGTGGGGCGCCCCCTTCTTCACCGTCAAGAGGAGGTGCTGcaaggtgaaaacagtg CCACAGAGAAGCGTCTATCGAGAGGCATCTCCCATGCCAGCTCTACCATCGTGTCCCTGGCACGGTCACACGTCTCCAGTACGGGCAACTGTAGTAGTGAGCCCCTTCTGGACACGCCACTGTGCACATTCCAGCTGCCCGACCTCACCGTGTACCGGGATGACTTTCGTGGCTTCATCGAGAGGGACCTCATCGAGCAATCTATGATGGTGGCCCTAGAGCACTCCG GCCGACTCAATTGGTGGACACGGGTGGGACCTAACTGTCAGAGTCTATTGCCATTGGCGACGAGTGGGGACGGAAACTGCCTGTTACATGCAGCGTCATTGG GTATGTGGGGCTTTCATGACCGTGACCTGATGCTGCGGAAGTCTCTGTATGCACTGATGGACCACGGCCAGGAGAGGGAGTCGCTGAGACGCAGGTGGAGGTGGCAGCAGACCCTGCAGAACAAAGAG tcTGGTCTGGTGTACACAGAGGAGGAGTGGCAGAAGGAGTGGAATGAGCTGCTAAAACTGGCCTCCAGTGAACCTAGGATACACTACAGCACCAATGGCAGCAATGG GACGGAGTCATCAGAGGAGCCTGTGTACGAGAGTCTGGAGGAGTTCCATGTGTTCGTCCTGGCCCATGTCTTGAGGAGGCCCATAGTAGTGGTGGCAGACACCATGCTCAGGGACTCTGGAGGAGAGG CTTTTGCCCCAATCCCATTCGGAGGGATCTATCTGCCCCTGGAGGTGCCAGCTGCCAAGTGCCATCGCTCGCCCTTAGTGCTGGCGTACGACCAGGCCCACTTCTCTGCCCTCGTCTCCATGGAGCAGAAGGACGGCTCGAAAGAGCAAG TTGTGATCCCTctcactgactcagaacacaaaATGCTGCCTGTACACTTTGCAGTGGACCCTGGGAAGGACTGGGAATGGGGAAAGGATGACACGGACAATGTCATGTTGGCAAG TGTGACCCTGTCCCTGGAGGCAAAGCTCCAGCTGCTACACAGCTACATGACTGTCACCTGGCTGCCCCTGCCCTGTGAG CAGGCACCTTTGGCTCAGCCCGAGTCCCCCACCGCCTCTGCAGGAGAGGACGCCCGCACCCCTCCCGACTCAGGAGAATCCGACAAGGAGTCGGTCAGCAGCAGCTCCAACGGTGATGCAATGACGACAGCAGGGGCTGCCAGCGCAGGTGGAGGTGTGTCGACTAAGaacagctcctcctcctccagctcgTCCAGTAACAGCTCGGCAACATTGACGACGGGTACGGGGGGAAAGGAAAAGCCCAAGaaggagaaagacaaagacaagAAAAGGGCTGACTCTGTGGCCAACAAGCTGGGCAGCTTCGGCAAGAGCCTGGGCAGTAAGCTTAAAAAGAATGTGGGCGGGCTGATGACGGGGAAGAATGCAGGAGTCGGCGGGGCCAAGCAGGAGGgcacagagaagaagaaaagttcGCTGAGGGGGCGGAAGGGCAGCAAGGACAGCTCGCCTTCGGCCCACGCCTCTGAGGACTCTGGGAAGGGCTCGCCGTCGTCGGGCAGTGAGCGTCAGAATGGCACGGGCGGTGGCAGCAGCGAGAGTGACCCGTATAAGTACAGTGCTGACGTGAAGGCGAGCCTGAGCATCCTGCGGGCGGCCATGCAGGGCGAGAGGAAGTTCATCTTCGCTGGCCTGCTCATCACCAGCAACCGCCAGCCCTTCCAGGAGGAGATGATCCAGCGCTACCTGTCTGACGCTGAGGAGCGCTTCCGGGTAGAGCAGGAGCAGCAGCGGAGAGAGGCAGAGCGGAAAGGAAGCACCAACGGCATCCAGCAGCCCAAGAAGGAGGCAACGACAGGCACAGAGGTGGGGTACCGCACCTATGAACCGAAAGAGGAGCTGGCTGAGAGCTCACCGCCCAACTTCAGCCACCTCAAGTCGTCCTCATTCAACCCCTCACTCTACTCCGGCGTGGTGCCCATCCCCCGGCCAACCTTCATGGACCAGCCGCCCTCCCCGGCCCCACTCACTCAGCACCCACACATGCACGGTTACATGGAGACGCGGCGCCAGCTTGCAGGTGGCTCCCCAGCCTCGTCTTATCCCGGGCTGCCTTCCTATGCCACCCTCCCCCGCCACTGCCCCATGGCGCAGGGCCCCCCTCACCCCCAGTACAACCCCCCGCAGGCACCGGTACCCCTCAGCCCCTTTCGCCTCATCCCCTCTTTCGCACCCTCATACCTCCCTGAGCACGACCCTCCAGACTACCCCACCCCAGAGCCTGTAGGCGGGGGCTACACTAACGGATTCCGGGACTTGCGCGCTGCCCTGGATGTTCCTCGCAGCGGGCCTCTCCCGGTCAGACACTACTCCCTGGGCAGCGCCGGAGGCCTGTCCAGCCGCTGCCGGACGCCCAGCTGCAACTACTACGGACACCCCGAGACGGGCAACTACTGCTCCTGCTGCTACCGAGAGGAGCTGAAGAGGAGGGAGACGGAGCCAGCCATCCACAGGTTCTGA